The following coding sequences are from one Motacilla alba alba isolate MOTALB_02 chromosome 4, Motacilla_alba_V1.0_pri, whole genome shotgun sequence window:
- the TMEM128 gene encoding transmembrane protein 128: MEPGGGGDALPRLRRPGRRGPEPRDPQQPQPPARGGGTAEESTAVEKTMRPLNRLNIHSAFWILASIAVTYYFDFLKNIKETMQADSWWLSCGTFLLAACLCFAFYCILYLEWYCGIQDYDEQYPSLIPITTATFIAAAICFNVALWPVWSFLTPVLLFIQFMGVVMLVSLLG, from the exons ATGgagcccggcggcggcggggacgcGCTCCCGAGGCTGCGGCGcccggggcggcgcgggccggAGCCCCGGGACCCGCAGCAGCCGCAGCCGCCTGCCCGGGGCGGCGGGACGGCCG AAGAGTCTACAGCTGTAGAGAAGACGATGAGGCCTCTTAACAGACTGAATATTCATTCTGCATTCTGGATTTTGGCATCAATAGCTGTGACATActactttgattttttaaaaaatattaaagaaactATGCAAGCAGATAG ctggtgGCTTTCCTGTGGCACTTTTTTATTGGCTGCATGTTTATGTTTTGCCTTTTACTGCATACTGTATCTTGAGTGGTACTGTGGAATTCAGGACTATGATGAACAGTACCCTTCACTGATTCCTATCACAACAGCTACCTTTATAGCAGCAGCAATTTG TTTCAATGTTGCCTTGTGGCCTGTGTGGTCATTTTTGACACCTGTGTTGCTCTTCATTCAGTTCATGGGTGTTGTGATGCTTGTGTCACTCCTGGGATAA